Proteins encoded in a region of the Candidatus Obscuribacter sp. genome:
- the tuf gene encoding elongation factor Tu: MARQKFERNKPNVNVGTIGHVDHGKTSLTAAITLTLSKKGQAKAKKYDEIDAAPEEKARGITINTAHVEYETDARHYSHVDCPGHADYIKNMITGAAQMDGAILVISASDGPMPQTREHILLARQVGVPHIVVFLNKCDMVDDPELLDLVEMEARELLDKYNFPGDKIPFIRGSALKTLEGDAAAEAQVIELMKAVDDYIPTPEREIDKPFLLAVEDVFSITGRGTVATGRIERGQIKVGEEVEIVGLHDTRKTTVTGVEMYQKTLDSGMAGDNVGILLRGVDKTMIERGQVLAKSGSIKPHTKFKAEVYILSKEEGGRHTPFFPGYRPQFYIRTTDVTGSVTLPAGVEMVMPGDNVAIEVELIQPVAIEEGMRFAIREGGRTVGAGVVATIIA; this comes from the coding sequence ATGGCCCGTCAAAAGTTTGAACGCAACAAGCCAAACGTGAACGTTGGAACGATCGGGCACGTTGATCATGGCAAAACATCGCTAACAGCCGCTATTACTTTGACCCTTTCCAAAAAAGGTCAAGCTAAAGCCAAGAAATACGATGAGATCGATGCTGCTCCCGAAGAGAAAGCTCGCGGTATCACAATCAATACAGCACACGTAGAGTACGAGACCGATGCTCGTCACTACTCTCACGTAGACTGCCCAGGACACGCCGACTACATCAAAAACATGATTACCGGTGCTGCCCAAATGGACGGAGCGATTCTCGTAATCTCCGCTTCCGATGGTCCTATGCCCCAGACACGTGAGCACATCCTGCTCGCTCGTCAGGTAGGCGTACCCCACATCGTCGTATTCCTCAACAAGTGCGACATGGTTGACGATCCAGAGCTTCTCGACCTGGTCGAAATGGAAGCTCGTGAATTGCTCGACAAATACAACTTCCCCGGCGACAAGATTCCTTTCATCCGTGGATCTGCTTTGAAGACTCTCGAAGGCGATGCCGCTGCCGAAGCTCAAGTAATCGAATTGATGAAGGCTGTTGATGACTACATCCCTACCCCCGAGCGCGAAATCGATAAACCGTTCTTGCTCGCTGTAGAAGATGTGTTCTCAATCACCGGTCGCGGTACCGTTGCCACAGGACGTATCGAGCGCGGACAAATCAAAGTCGGCGAAGAAGTCGAAATCGTTGGTCTCCACGATACACGTAAGACAACCGTAACTGGCGTTGAAATGTATCAAAAGACTCTCGACAGCGGTATGGCTGGCGATAACGTCGGTATCCTCCTCAGAGGCGTCGACAAGACCATGATCGAGCGCGGACAAGTTCTCGCTAAGTCTGGTTCAATCAAGCCACACACCAAGTTCAAGGCTGAGGTTTACATTCTCTCCAAAGAAGAAGGCGGACGTCACACTCCATTCTTCCCTGGTTACAGACCTCAGTTCTACATCCGTACAACTGACGTAACTGGCTCGGTAACATTGCCAGCCGGTGTTGAAATGGTTATGCCTGGCGACAACGTCGCCATCGAAGTAGAACTGATTCAACCAGTAGCTATCGAAGAAGGTATGAGATTCGCTATTCGCGAAGGCGGACGTACCGTCGGCGCAGGCGTTGTTGCTACCATCATCGCCTAA
- the rlmB gene encoding 23S rRNA (guanosine(2251)-2'-O)-methyltransferase RlmB, which yields MKSGNKRPGGGGKPRGGQGAGRGPRQGGGSKSFSNSSSSRGPAGAGRGRSSSGGSSSSRTGSSGGFGDKKRSYSSGSQSGSGYGGGSGGRSRSSSSGSSSGGYAGRSRSSEGGSSGGYAGRSRSSEGGSSGGYAGRSRSSEGGSSGGYAGRSRSSEGGSSGGYAGRSSSSEGGGYRGRSEGGSSGGYQGRPRSSEGGSSGGYAGRSSSSEGGGYRGRSEGGSSGGYQGRPRSSEGGSSGGYAGRSSSSEGGGYRSRSEGGSSGGYQGRPRSSEGGSSGGYAGRSSSSEGGGYRGRSEGGSSGGYQGRPRSSEGGSSGGYAGRSSSSEGGGYRGRSEGGSSGGYRGRSEGGSSSSAPRRPYGEGVRSGGDYPRRRPSEGDFESKPNPEGGDATQDAGENGSSTGFGKRARPEGGGAYGRRPEGRFEGRPVYGSVERGPRPERGARTGGYGGRRNEPSVEELEEEAPPERTRVGRYGTHATTELPVLNQQEVEDEFVYGRNSVVAFLERSDAPVNKIFIAKDTDPDRRLDKIMQLAKERGIPTVVCDKIKLSTLIGDRDKHQGVVAQLAASEFLELSEFLDYLDADLAVLKERGESLDGYTVAILDGIEDPHNIGAIICSADAAGIKAILLPQRRSAGLTATVAKVSAGALANMKVVRITNIVATMEKLKERGFWIAGMSLEGATEIYDSDLKRQLVLVIGSEGEGISRLVSENCDLQLKIPMNGVVQSLNASVAAGVIFYEIIRQNRKK from the coding sequence ATGAAGAGCGGAAACAAGAGACCAGGTGGCGGTGGCAAGCCGAGAGGCGGTCAGGGAGCTGGTCGAGGACCACGTCAGGGCGGCGGCTCTAAATCGTTTTCTAACTCCTCATCTAGCAGAGGTCCTGCTGGTGCCGGTCGTGGCCGTAGTAGCAGTGGCGGTAGCAGCAGCAGTCGCACTGGCTCAAGCGGTGGATTTGGCGACAAAAAACGCTCATATAGCAGTGGCTCTCAAAGTGGTAGCGGATATGGTGGCGGCTCCGGCGGTCGCAGTCGCTCCAGTAGCAGTGGTAGCAGCTCCGGTGGATATGCTGGACGCTCAAGATCATCAGAAGGCGGCAGCTCCGGTGGATATGCTGGACGCTCAAGATCATCAGAAGGTGGAAGCTCCGGTGGATATGCTGGACGCTCAAGATCATCAGAAGGCGGCAGCTCCGGTGGATATGCTGGACGCTCAAGATCATCAGAAGGTGGCAGCTCCGGTGGATATGCCGGTCGCAGCAGCTCATCAGAGGGCGGCGGTTATCGCGGTCGCTCCGAAGGCGGGAGCTCAGGCGGATATCAGGGACGCCCCAGATCATCGGAAGGCGGAAGCTCCGGTGGTTATGCCGGTCGTAGCAGCTCATCAGAAGGCGGCGGTTATCGCGGTCGCTCCGAAGGCGGCAGCTCAGGCGGCTATCAAGGACGCCCAAGATCATCAGAAGGCGGAAGCTCCGGTGGTTATGCCGGTCGTAGCAGCTCATCAGAAGGCGGCGGTTATCGCAGTCGCTCCGAAGGTGGCAGCTCAGGCGGATATCAAGGACGCCCAAGATCATCAGAGGGCGGAAGCTCCGGTGGTTATGCGGGACGTAGCAGCTCATCAGAAGGCGGCGGTTATCGCGGTCGCTCCGAAGGTGGCAGCTCAGGCGGTTATCAGGGACGCCCAAGATCATCAGAGGGCGGAAGCTCCGGTGGTTATGCGGGACGTAGCAGCTCATCGGAAGGCGGCGGCTATCGCGGTCGCTCTGAAGGTGGCAGCTCGGGCGGTTATCGTGGTCGCTCCGAAGGTGGTAGCTCCAGTAGTGCACCTAGACGACCCTATGGAGAGGGTGTCAGATCCGGTGGAGACTATCCACGCAGACGTCCAAGCGAAGGCGATTTTGAAAGCAAGCCCAATCCAGAAGGCGGCGACGCTACACAGGATGCTGGTGAAAACGGCTCATCAACAGGTTTTGGTAAAAGAGCCAGACCAGAAGGTGGCGGTGCTTATGGCAGAAGACCGGAAGGTCGTTTTGAAGGACGTCCAGTCTACGGCAGCGTAGAGAGAGGTCCTCGCCCAGAGCGCGGCGCTCGTACTGGTGGCTATGGTGGCAGACGCAATGAGCCCAGTGTCGAAGAATTGGAAGAAGAAGCACCTCCAGAGCGCACCCGCGTCGGTCGTTATGGCACACATGCCACCACTGAATTGCCTGTGCTCAATCAGCAAGAAGTAGAAGACGAGTTTGTCTACGGACGTAACTCAGTGGTAGCGTTTTTGGAGCGTAGTGACGCGCCGGTAAACAAAATTTTTATCGCAAAAGATACCGATCCAGATCGTCGTCTCGACAAAATTATGCAGCTCGCCAAAGAGCGCGGCATACCTACAGTTGTTTGCGACAAAATCAAACTCAGTACGCTTATAGGCGATCGCGATAAGCACCAGGGTGTCGTAGCCCAGCTTGCGGCGAGTGAGTTTTTGGAGCTATCCGAATTTTTGGATTATCTTGATGCCGATCTCGCTGTTCTTAAAGAACGTGGTGAAAGTCTTGATGGTTACACTGTCGCCATTCTTGATGGTATCGAAGATCCACACAACATCGGAGCGATTATTTGTTCTGCTGATGCTGCTGGTATCAAAGCCATTCTTTTGCCGCAGAGACGCTCTGCTGGTCTTACAGCAACCGTAGCTAAAGTTAGTGCAGGCGCACTGGCTAACATGAAAGTAGTGCGCATCACAAACATCGTAGCCACCATGGAGAAGCTAAAAGAAAGAGGCTTCTGGATTGCTGGTATGAGTCTTGAAGGTGCCACCGAAATCTATGATTCGGATCTAAAGAGACAACTTGTACTTGTCATTGGTTCGGAAGGTGAAGGTATAAGTCGTCTTGTCTCCGAGAATTGCGATTTGCAATTGAAGATACCTATGAACGGTGTCGTGCAATCTCTCAATGCTTCGGTAGCTGCTGGCGTTATCTTTTACGAAATCATCAGACAAAACCGTAAGAAGTAG
- a CDS encoding L-seryl-tRNA(Sec) selenium transferase — MDKDVKARPPQVDKILREPILAEILSTFRRDIVRKVLHDLLNKTRIDGPFDAASLARMLKEEFTELTGAGIQPVINGTGVILSTNLGRAPLPARATESLYQAIKGYSNLEFDLEEGSRGERTSQIARLLRLITGAESAIVVNNCASAVMLAVHALANKKEVITSRGELIEIGGSFRLPDVIAASGGTLKEVGTTNRTRAKDYKDALTANTGILLKCHRSNFEISGFTEEAGVEQLKDIAQQAAVPLVFDLGGGCFVDLSAYDLKVEPTVQDTISNGADLVLFSGDKLLGGPQAGIICGRAEYVSKLRKCPIYRALRADKIVIAMLEAVLGQYIYVDGAEGPDSLPVFKFAARKAAELQDRANKLIDCLALKNLAIEVVPLKSALGGGSLPGELQDSFGIALAPKLSKVDCSEKIAEFLRNQKPALISTISKGRVIIDLRAVFEDQDAIIRTSLTALDDYL; from the coding sequence TTGGATAAAGACGTAAAAGCCAGACCACCGCAAGTGGATAAAATTCTGCGAGAACCCATTCTAGCGGAGATTTTGAGTACTTTCAGGCGCGATATTGTGCGCAAAGTACTCCACGACCTCTTAAACAAAACCAGAATTGATGGACCTTTTGATGCAGCCAGTCTGGCAAGGATGCTCAAAGAAGAATTTACTGAACTCACCGGTGCCGGTATACAGCCGGTTATTAATGGCACCGGAGTCATCTTGAGCACAAATTTGGGGCGAGCACCGCTGCCGGCTCGGGCAACCGAGAGCCTCTATCAAGCCATCAAAGGTTATTCAAATTTAGAATTTGATTTGGAAGAAGGCTCAAGAGGCGAACGCACCAGTCAAATTGCCAGACTATTGCGTCTGATAACTGGAGCTGAGTCAGCAATTGTAGTAAACAACTGCGCTTCGGCAGTGATGCTTGCTGTCCATGCCCTGGCCAACAAAAAGGAAGTAATCACTTCCCGCGGAGAGCTAATCGAGATAGGTGGGAGCTTCCGTTTACCAGATGTAATAGCCGCATCCGGCGGTACCTTAAAAGAAGTAGGCACCACCAATCGCACCAGAGCAAAAGACTATAAGGATGCACTCACAGCAAATACCGGCATACTACTAAAGTGCCACCGCTCCAACTTTGAAATATCTGGATTTACAGAAGAAGCCGGCGTTGAACAACTCAAAGATATAGCGCAGCAAGCGGCAGTGCCACTGGTTTTTGACCTTGGTGGTGGCTGCTTTGTTGATCTATCCGCATACGACCTAAAAGTAGAGCCGACTGTACAGGACACCATAAGCAATGGTGCAGATCTAGTTTTATTTAGTGGTGACAAATTGCTTGGTGGGCCGCAAGCCGGTATTATTTGCGGTCGCGCCGAATACGTCTCAAAACTACGCAAATGCCCTATTTATCGGGCGCTGCGCGCGGACAAAATAGTCATTGCCATGCTTGAAGCAGTCCTCGGTCAATACATATATGTAGATGGCGCAGAAGGACCAGATAGTTTGCCAGTATTTAAATTTGCTGCGCGCAAAGCAGCAGAGCTACAAGACAGAGCAAACAAATTGATAGATTGTCTGGCTCTAAAAAACCTCGCAATTGAGGTGGTGCCCCTAAAGAGCGCACTGGGCGGTGGCAGTTTACCGGGCGAGTTGCAAGATAGTTTTGGTATTGCGCTTGCGCCCAAATTATCAAAAGTCGATTGCTCCGAAAAAATCGCTGAGTTTTTGCGCAATCAAAAGCCAGCACTGATTTCGACTATTTCAAAAGGCAGAGTCATTATCGACTTGCGTGCAGTGTTTGAAGACCAGGACGCAATTATCAGAACTAGCCTCACCGCTCTTGACGATTACCTGTAG
- a CDS encoding ATP-binding protein, whose amino-acid sequence MSQGDSSRSIWEERIADLRRYDLDNLDTIGVDPASLTSWPIPGLTFVRVDGILRSWDIEREKQHQGQQTQQDPDPSKPPKRMYLMEDALTGLHSQKANLAFLVLGNKTGVYYYMGISLPSAVEDDEGSDATTIGYNSLKSILHSVYGGVDVFKKPFSAEDIQALIEPLTKHTGVVTGIPALKSTGGDTIDSEQIERLSSGLSGQEFGLLILAVPIPSKNVNKEETAVVDQIQRAQENEDPEKKRKIKYYLELQDSYLKHIQLGTALGMWLTVPYFFAPKGDTFVRLQSLLRATYVDETSRPTPMRTHSIPGLAEHIHKFGLLRSKRDGEYFQELLEYRFLSPLNSRMLSAFIHLPKKEMPGFRIRRSAEFSLAEIPPKDPTRVIAIGNILDRGEDTGNLYYIDVDALQKHTIVCGVTGGGKTNTCFYLVGQLWSYGIPFMVCEPAKSEYRHMMLMSETFKGVGQAFSLGDETVSPFRLNPFEIMKGVKVQTHLDALKSVFNASFEMYSPMPQVLEKALNTIYSVRGWDLINNVNRRLPPGMAVGDPDCPSEIYPTMKDLYEIIDPVMEGFGYSDRIGPDVQAALKARIGSLLIGGKGQMLNTRRSIPMDQLFGKPTVVELKMVSEDSEKSFLMGMLLVFLYEYREALGPHDHLQHVMLVEEAHRLLKNVPTGQSGESANPAGKAVEFFTNMLAEIRSYGQGFIIADQIPNKLAPEALKNTNLKIMHRIVAVDDRDSMGGAMNLDDVQKRHVTALGQGRALVYAEKMEQPYHLQIMFDKTKEVPPPETPAESDEIVRQAMKGLNIIASYDRHMGCKFCLHRCDSQILDTAIPVADDPIFRQVYNRYILSTLKDLTQLVHFRAQIIHEIQRVIGGRARTGNITGITWCALTQATERYFERKGEENYWFYDQVQEQHLRWLNLLRPAFQPTEVNRRLDIAILRQWRDDFLELHKRDQGPLPTCGPCTSKCLYRFEVSEVVRDPKIKFDFNSSINRKDTPASDSAAWFCRLLTERLIGMPDVDLAYCLAAHLIKDQQLSTDAQLVLLHKVRNALENFQEESNDGDQGGGE is encoded by the coding sequence ATGAGCCAGGGAGACTCTAGTCGTAGCATCTGGGAAGAGCGTATCGCCGATTTGCGCAGATACGATCTTGACAATCTCGACACCATTGGCGTCGATCCAGCTTCGCTGACCAGTTGGCCCATACCGGGTCTGACTTTTGTCAGAGTAGACGGCATTTTGCGCTCCTGGGATATCGAACGCGAAAAGCAGCATCAAGGTCAACAAACCCAACAAGATCCAGATCCCAGCAAACCACCAAAGCGCATGTACTTGATGGAAGACGCGCTGACTGGTTTGCACAGCCAAAAAGCAAACCTCGCTTTTTTGGTATTGGGTAATAAAACAGGCGTCTACTACTACATGGGTATCTCGCTGCCCAGCGCCGTCGAAGACGATGAAGGCTCGGATGCCACCACAATTGGCTACAACAGTCTCAAGTCAATCCTCCATAGCGTCTATGGTGGCGTCGATGTTTTTAAAAAGCCGTTTTCGGCTGAAGATATACAGGCACTGATAGAGCCTTTGACCAAACACACCGGTGTTGTTACTGGTATACCTGCGCTCAAGTCCACCGGCGGCGATACCATCGACTCAGAGCAGATAGAGCGCCTCTCATCAGGTCTATCCGGTCAAGAATTTGGTCTACTGATACTAGCGGTGCCAATTCCCAGTAAAAATGTCAACAAAGAAGAAACAGCAGTAGTTGACCAGATTCAGCGTGCGCAAGAGAACGAAGACCCCGAGAAAAAGCGCAAGATCAAATATTATCTAGAGTTGCAGGACTCATATCTCAAGCACATTCAGCTTGGCACAGCGCTTGGCATGTGGCTTACAGTGCCATATTTCTTTGCACCAAAAGGCGATACGTTTGTGCGCTTGCAATCACTTTTGCGCGCCACTTATGTAGACGAGACCAGCCGTCCCACTCCCATGCGCACGCATTCTATTCCAGGACTAGCTGAGCATATCCACAAGTTTGGTCTTTTGCGTAGCAAGCGTGATGGCGAATATTTCCAGGAGTTACTCGAGTATCGCTTCCTCTCGCCGCTCAACAGCCGCATGCTGTCAGCCTTTATTCACCTGCCAAAAAAAGAAATGCCTGGCTTTAGAATCAGAAGATCGGCAGAATTTTCGCTTGCAGAAATCCCGCCCAAAGATCCCACCAGAGTTATTGCTATCGGCAACATACTTGATCGAGGCGAAGATACCGGCAACCTTTATTACATCGATGTGGACGCGCTGCAAAAGCACACCATCGTCTGCGGCGTAACCGGCGGCGGTAAAACCAACACGTGTTTTTATCTAGTAGGTCAGCTCTGGAGTTATGGCATTCCGTTTATGGTGTGCGAGCCAGCCAAATCAGAATACCGACACATGATGCTGATGTCTGAGACATTCAAGGGTGTCGGTCAGGCATTCTCACTGGGAGACGAGACAGTATCACCATTCAGACTCAATCCGTTTGAGATCATGAAAGGCGTCAAAGTACAGACCCACCTGGACGCTCTAAAATCAGTATTTAACGCCAGTTTTGAAATGTACTCACCAATGCCTCAGGTATTGGAAAAAGCTCTCAATACGATTTATTCGGTTAGAGGCTGGGACCTGATCAATAACGTCAACAGAAGACTGCCCCCAGGCATGGCGGTAGGCGATCCGGACTGTCCCTCCGAAATCTACCCGACAATGAAAGACCTTTACGAAATCATCGACCCCGTTATGGAAGGGTTCGGTTATTCGGATCGTATCGGTCCCGACGTACAAGCCGCTCTCAAAGCCAGAATCGGCTCACTGCTTATTGGTGGTAAAGGGCAGATGCTCAATACTCGCCGCTCCATACCAATGGATCAACTCTTTGGCAAACCAACAGTGGTTGAGCTAAAGATGGTCTCGGAAGACAGCGAAAAATCATTTCTCATGGGTATGCTCCTGGTATTTTTGTATGAATACCGAGAGGCACTCGGTCCGCACGATCACTTGCAGCACGTCATGCTTGTAGAAGAGGCGCACCGACTGCTCAAAAACGTACCAACCGGTCAGAGTGGCGAGTCTGCTAACCCTGCTGGTAAAGCCGTTGAATTTTTTACCAACATGCTTGCTGAAATCCGAAGCTATGGTCAAGGCTTTATTATCGCCGACCAAATTCCTAACAAACTAGCGCCAGAAGCGCTAAAAAACACAAACTTGAAGATCATGCACCGTATTGTAGCTGTCGATGACCGCGACTCTATGGGTGGTGCTATGAACCTCGACGATGTGCAAAAGAGACACGTCACAGCCCTTGGTCAAGGTCGCGCTCTTGTCTATGCCGAAAAAATGGAGCAGCCTTATCACCTCCAGATCATGTTTGACAAGACTAAGGAAGTGCCACCACCTGAGACACCAGCCGAATCTGACGAAATCGTCAGACAGGCGATGAAGGGTCTCAATATTATCGCTTCATACGACCGCCACATGGGTTGTAAATTCTGCCTGCACCGCTGTGATTCACAGATACTTGATACAGCGATTCCAGTAGCAGACGACCCGATTTTTAGACAGGTTTACAACCGCTACATCCTCTCTACTCTCAAAGACCTGACACAGCTGGTGCACTTCCGTGCTCAAATCATCCACGAAATCCAGCGCGTCATAGGTGGTCGAGCTCGTACCGGTAATATCACTGGTATCACCTGGTGCGCCCTCACTCAAGCTACTGAGCGTTACTTTGAGCGTAAGGGTGAAGAAAACTACTGGTTTTACGACCAGGTCCAGGAGCAGCACCTGCGCTGGCTCAACTTGCTCAGACCGGCGTTTCAACCGACTGAAGTCAACCGTCGTCTCGATATCGCCATCCTCAGACAATGGCGCGATGACTTCCTTGAGCTACACAAACGGGATCAAGGTCCACTACCGACCTGCGGACCTTGTACCTCCAAATGTCTCTATAGATTTGAAGTATCAGAAGTCGTCAGAGATCCCAAAATCAAATTTGACTTCAACTCGTCTATCAACCGCAAAGACACACCAGCATCAGACTCAGCCGCCTGGTTTTGCAGGCTACTCACTGAGCGCCTGATTGGCATGCCTGATGTAGACCTGGCTTACTGTCTTGCTGCTCACTTGATCAAAGATCAACAACTATCCACGGATGCCCAGCTGGTACTTTTGCATAAAGTAAGAAATGCTCTGGAAAACTTCCAGGAAGAAAGCAACGACGGGGATCAGGGTGGTGGAGAATAA